The Nitrospinota bacterium genome includes a region encoding these proteins:
- the kdsB gene encoding 3-deoxy-manno-octulosonate cytidylyltransferase — MKPQVLAVIPARYGSTRLPAKALKLIGGVPMIQRVHERVKLMKTAGRVIVATDDERIAKVIRDAGGEAMLTSPDHPSGTDRVAEVAEKVPADIIVNVQGDEPFIDPAAVDMAVEALLGDPSLDVSTLCVAIGAREAADLNVTCVVRDLKGHALYFSKLPIPHDRDGNAKSRPLFKHLGTYVFRRDFLLYYAKLGPTPLEKCEKLEQLRILEHGHRIMCVETKSDSLGVDSPEDLSRAETIAKHGSGS; from the coding sequence GTGAAGCCACAGGTGCTTGCCGTCATTCCCGCCCGCTACGGCTCCACCCGCCTCCCTGCAAAGGCGCTAAAACTCATCGGCGGCGTCCCCATGATCCAAAGGGTGCATGAGCGGGTAAAACTGATGAAGACCGCAGGGCGCGTTATCGTGGCCACGGACGACGAAAGAATAGCCAAAGTGATCCGCGACGCGGGGGGCGAGGCGATGCTCACTTCGCCAGACCATCCATCGGGCACGGACCGGGTGGCGGAAGTGGCGGAGAAAGTCCCGGCGGACATCATCGTCAACGTCCAGGGGGACGAGCCTTTTATAGACCCGGCTGCGGTGGACATGGCGGTGGAGGCGCTGTTAGGCGACCCTTCGCTGGACGTTTCCACCCTTTGCGTGGCCATCGGGGCCAGGGAAGCGGCGGACCTGAACGTCACCTGCGTCGTGCGCGACCTTAAGGGGCATGCGCTCTATTTCTCCAAGCTCCCCATCCCCCATGACCGGGACGGGAACGCAAAGTCAAGGCCTCTTTTCAAGCATCTTGGAACGTATGTATTCCGCCGCGATTTTTTACTATACTACGCAAAGCTCGGGCCCACGCCCCTTGAAAAGTGCGAAAAGCTCGAGCAGTTGCGTATACTGGAACATGGGCACAGGATAATGTGCGTTGAGACGAAGAGCGACTCGCTGGGTGTCGATTCGCCGGAAGACCTGTCCAGAGCCGAAACAATAGCCAAACACGGATCGGGGAGTTGA
- a CDS encoding PIN domain-containing protein, whose amino-acid sequence MLLLDADVLIDVSRNVKPAVAWLYSLDEKPALPGLVVMELMKGSRDSSEMRAAVNLVNYFDFHWPTEKDCRKALEILFYASLSHNMGVIDTLIAAIAIGLNADLCTFNEKHFKAVPELRIIKPYLGHG is encoded by the coding sequence ATGCTTCTTCTGGACGCTGATGTTTTGATTGATGTCTCAAGGAATGTAAAACCAGCGGTCGCTTGGCTTTACTCCCTTGACGAAAAGCCCGCTTTGCCCGGCCTTGTGGTAATGGAGTTGATGAAAGGTAGCCGCGATTCTTCTGAAATGAGGGCCGCTGTTAACCTTGTAAATTATTTCGACTTCCACTGGCCGACTGAAAAGGATTGCCGCAAAGCATTGGAAATACTTTTTTACGCCAGCTTGAGCCATAACATGGGAGTTATTGACACGTTAATAGCCGCCATAGCCATTGGATTGAACGCGGATTTATGCACTTTTAACGAAAAACATTTCAAGGCTGTACCTGAATTGCGGATCATAAAGCCTTATCTTGGACATGGATAG
- a CDS encoding DUF4178 domain-containing protein, giving the protein MTAACPSCGAPIRFKSSVSVFAVCQHCKTMSVRRGMDLEALGKTASMPEDLSPLQIGSRGKYKGNRFELVGRIRVGWKDGAWNEWYMLFEDGSGGWFGEAQGFYTVSFIIHGAPPVPLVKDIAPGFEVELADGRPFKVDDIKKAEYLACEGELPFSGETGRKSLSVDFSGGSGAYACVDYGEDGEVSLYAGEYVDFSTLKFDNLRDVGEGGISALNKSKAAAKMFKCPSCGGSVALRAPGQSLSVACQYCGSILDAKDENLRILEEARSKIKVEPAIPLGSRGKLSGAEWEVIGFMRRSDKTGVYFWNEYLLFNPAEGFRWLTEENGHWIFLEMIRQNPKVTGPQKATSGGREYSLFNKGEAKAVFVLGEFYWRVSVGETARVEDYIAPPEIICREKNDEEIIWSKGVHEEPADIAAAFGPEVKLPWRKGKGTVQPNPHIDTFGKVTKYLGAFLGAVVLIQLATLIFARSEVVFFKQYTFAPNDPLKVKVTDSFNVPGGVSNLEVRVAAPVDNSWVHTSFDLVDELTLETNEFGVGVEYYHGRDSDGDWSEGGRDNYYDLPWVKGGAYHLNLEAEGDPKMNGQQYNVTVVRDTPNWANFFLSAAALLAFYFFASYRKHSFEVARWANSDYSPYVSEDDD; this is encoded by the coding sequence ATGACAGCCGCCTGCCCGTCCTGCGGAGCCCCGATCCGGTTCAAGTCCAGCGTTTCCGTGTTCGCCGTGTGCCAGCACTGCAAGACCATGTCCGTGCGCCGGGGAATGGACCTGGAGGCGCTCGGCAAGACCGCCTCCATGCCGGAGGACCTTTCGCCTTTGCAGATCGGCTCCCGGGGAAAATACAAGGGGAATCGTTTCGAGCTTGTGGGGCGCATCAGGGTCGGCTGGAAAGACGGGGCATGGAACGAATGGTACATGCTCTTCGAGGACGGTTCCGGGGGCTGGTTCGGGGAGGCGCAGGGCTTTTACACCGTAAGCTTCATCATCCACGGCGCTCCGCCCGTGCCGCTGGTGAAGGACATCGCGCCCGGCTTTGAGGTGGAACTGGCGGACGGGCGGCCATTCAAGGTTGACGACATCAAGAAGGCGGAGTATCTGGCCTGCGAGGGGGAGCTTCCTTTCAGCGGCGAAACCGGGCGTAAAAGCCTTAGCGTGGACTTTTCCGGCGGCAGCGGCGCGTACGCCTGCGTGGACTATGGAGAGGACGGCGAGGTGTCGCTTTACGCCGGCGAATACGTTGATTTTTCCACCCTGAAATTCGACAACCTGCGGGACGTTGGCGAGGGCGGGATAAGCGCGCTCAACAAGAGCAAAGCGGCCGCAAAAATGTTCAAATGCCCCTCCTGCGGAGGATCGGTGGCGCTGCGGGCGCCGGGGCAGAGCCTTTCGGTGGCATGCCAATACTGCGGCTCCATACTAGACGCGAAGGACGAGAACCTCAGGATACTTGAAGAGGCCCGGTCGAAAATCAAGGTGGAGCCTGCCATCCCCCTGGGAAGCCGGGGAAAGCTTTCCGGAGCCGAGTGGGAAGTGATCGGCTTCATGCGCCGCAGCGACAAGACGGGGGTGTATTTCTGGAACGAATACCTTCTGTTCAATCCGGCGGAAGGGTTCCGGTGGCTTACAGAGGAGAACGGCCACTGGATATTCCTGGAGATGATCCGCCAGAACCCGAAAGTGACCGGGCCCCAAAAGGCCACAAGCGGCGGCAGGGAATACTCGCTTTTCAACAAGGGCGAGGCGAAGGCGGTGTTCGTGCTGGGCGAATTCTACTGGCGGGTGTCCGTGGGGGAGACGGCCAGGGTGGAGGACTATATCGCGCCACCGGAGATAATCTGCCGCGAGAAAAACGACGAGGAAATCATTTGGTCCAAGGGGGTTCATGAGGAGCCTGCGGACATTGCGGCGGCGTTCGGGCCGGAGGTGAAACTGCCGTGGAGGAAGGGAAAAGGGACGGTCCAGCCCAATCCGCACATTGATACGTTCGGCAAGGTGACAAAATACCTCGGCGCTTTTCTGGGGGCTGTCGTACTTATACAGCTGGCCACGCTGATCTTCGCCCGGTCGGAGGTGGTGTTCTTCAAGCAATACACCTTCGCGCCCAACGACCCGCTGAAGGTGAAGGTGACCGATTCGTTCAACGTGCCGGGAGGCGTGTCCAACCTGGAGGTGCGGGTGGCCGCGCCGGTGGACAACAGCTGGGTGCACACAAGCTTCGACCTGGTGGACGAGCTTACCCTGGAGACCAACGAGTTTGGCGTCGGGGTGGAGTATTACCACGGGCGCGACAGCGACGGGGACTGGAGCGAGGGGGGGCGGGACAATTATTACGACCTGCCATGGGTGAAGGGGGGAGCGTACCACCTGAACCTGGAGGCGGAAGGGGACCCGAAGATGAACGGACAGCAATACAACGTCACCGTGGTGCGGGACACGCCCAACTGGGCCAATTTCTTCCTTTCCGCGGCGGCGTTGCTGGCCTTTTATTTTTTCGCCAGTTACCGCAAGCACAGTTTCGAGGTGGCGCGCTGGGCAAACAGCGATTATTCGCCTTACGTGTCCGAGGACGACGATTAG
- a CDS encoding CTP synthase, which produces MNGAKYVFVTGGVLSSLGKGITAASLGTLLEARGYKVTIMKLDPYINVDPGTMSPFQHGEVFVTDDGAETDLDLGHYERFITTPMSKLNNVTTGWIYNNVIQKERRGDYLGATVQVIPHITDEIKGRLSAVGHGFDVVICEIGGTVGDIESLPFLEAMRQYRFDIGKENCCYVHVTLVPYIKTAHELKTKPTQHSVRELLQIGVQADVLVCRSEEPLDDSVKRKIALFSNMDTRHVISAIDVKSIYEVPLTIHEEGLDARVVELLGLDKKESDLSEWKALVANIKRSKPKVTIGVTGKYVKLTESYKSLAEAITHGGLASGVDIDFQWIDSEFITEESVEKTLRDVHGILAPGGFGERGIEGKILSIKYAREKKIPFFGICLGMQCAAIEFARDVCGMEGANSTEFNPKSPHPVIDIMADQLITSQKGGTMRLGSFPCHIRSGSRAHEAYGSREITERHRHRFEFNNKYRMRLEEAGLMFSGQSPDGRLVEIIELPDHPWFVAGQFHPEFKSSPMKPHPLFTAFVKAAMKNGLLI; this is translated from the coding sequence ATGAACGGAGCCAAATATGTATTTGTCACGGGGGGGGTGCTTTCGTCCCTCGGCAAAGGGATAACCGCCGCGTCGCTGGGGACCCTGCTGGAAGCCAGGGGGTATAAAGTGACCATAATGAAGCTGGATCCGTACATAAACGTGGATCCCGGCACCATGAGCCCGTTCCAGCACGGCGAAGTTTTCGTCACCGACGACGGGGCGGAGACGGACCTGGACCTGGGCCATTACGAGCGCTTCATCACCACCCCCATGAGCAAGCTGAACAACGTGACCACCGGGTGGATATACAACAACGTGATCCAGAAAGAGCGCCGGGGGGACTATCTTGGCGCCACGGTACAGGTCATACCGCATATCACCGACGAGATAAAGGGGCGCCTTTCCGCCGTGGGCCACGGATTTGACGTGGTGATCTGCGAGATCGGCGGCACGGTTGGCGATATCGAGTCTTTGCCGTTCCTGGAGGCGATGCGCCAGTACCGGTTCGACATCGGCAAGGAGAACTGCTGCTACGTCCATGTGACCCTTGTGCCGTACATAAAGACCGCCCACGAGCTTAAGACCAAGCCGACCCAGCACTCCGTCCGGGAGCTTTTGCAGATCGGGGTGCAGGCGGATGTGCTGGTGTGCCGTTCCGAGGAGCCGCTGGACGACAGCGTCAAGCGCAAGATCGCGCTTTTCTCGAACATGGACACGCGCCACGTCATCTCCGCCATAGACGTAAAATCCATATACGAGGTTCCGCTGACCATCCATGAAGAGGGGCTGGACGCGCGGGTTGTCGAATTGCTGGGGCTGGACAAAAAAGAGAGCGACCTTTCGGAATGGAAGGCGCTGGTGGCGAACATCAAAAGGTCCAAACCGAAGGTGACCATCGGGGTCACCGGCAAGTACGTAAAACTCACCGAGTCTTACAAAAGCCTGGCGGAGGCCATCACCCACGGGGGGCTTGCCAGCGGGGTGGACATTGATTTTCAGTGGATAGACTCGGAATTCATCACCGAGGAGAGCGTCGAGAAGACCCTGCGGGACGTGCACGGGATACTGGCCCCGGGGGGATTCGGCGAGCGGGGGATCGAGGGGAAGATACTTTCGATAAAGTACGCACGGGAGAAGAAGATACCGTTTTTCGGCATATGCCTTGGGATGCAGTGCGCGGCCATAGAGTTCGCCCGCGATGTCTGCGGGATGGAGGGCGCCAACAGCACGGAATTCAACCCGAAAAGCCCCCATCCGGTGATAGACATCATGGCGGACCAACTGATCACCTCGCAGAAGGGGGGGACGATGCGCTTAGGCTCGTTCCCCTGCCACATACGCAGCGGAAGCCGGGCCCATGAAGCGTATGGCTCGCGGGAGATTACCGAGCGCCACAGGCACCGTTTCGAGTTCAACAACAAGTACCGGATGCGGCTGGAAGAGGCGGGACTTATGTTCTCCGGCCAGTCGCCGGACGGGCGGCTCGTGGAGATAATCGAGTTGCCGGACCATCCATGGTTCGTGGCGGGTCAGTTCCATCCGGAATTCAAGTCCAGCCCCATGAAACCACACCCGCTCTTCACGGCGTTCGTCAAGGCGGCGATGAAGAACGGGCTTTTGATATGA